In Streptomyces sp. NBC_00433, a single genomic region encodes these proteins:
- a CDS encoding MarR family transcriptional regulator, with protein sequence MPRADRARTADELTTLVAQLSRRLRAASAAAELTPSQQSVMGRLGREGPATTAGLARGELVRPQSMRLTLAALEERGLVVRAPHPTDGRQVVFSLTAEGAGLLGSGRAARRGWLAQAIEARLTPEEHRALACALPLLRRLVESPHDPYDGPPHDPHRTAPTGDVPQ encoded by the coding sequence ATGCCGAGAGCCGACCGCGCCCGTACCGCAGACGAGCTGACCACGCTGGTCGCCCAGCTCAGCAGACGGCTGCGGGCGGCGTCCGCGGCCGCCGAGCTGACCCCGTCGCAGCAGTCGGTGATGGGGCGGCTGGGGAGGGAGGGTCCGGCGACGACGGCCGGGCTCGCCCGCGGCGAGCTGGTCAGGCCGCAGTCGATGCGGCTGACGCTGGCCGCCCTGGAGGAGCGCGGGCTCGTCGTCCGCGCCCCGCACCCGACCGACGGCCGGCAGGTGGTCTTCTCGCTGACCGCCGAGGGCGCCGGCCTGCTGGGCTCCGGCCGGGCCGCCCGCCGCGGCTGGCTGGCGCAGGCGATCGAGGCCCGGCTCACCCCGGAGGAGCACCGCGCGCTGGCCTGCGCCCTCCCGCTGCTCCGCCGGCTGGTGGAGTCACCGCACGACCCGTACGACGGCCCACCGCACGACCCGCACCGCACCGCACCCACAGGAGATGTCCCGCAATGA
- a CDS encoding isochorismatase family protein — MSATTLDPRTALVAIDLQTGIVALPTAHPADEVVARSARLAAAFRKAGLPVVLVNVTGVAPGRTDGGPGGSVTFPEGWTDLVGELDPQPSDITVSKQQWGAFYGTGLDLELRRRGVTQIVLCGISTSIGVESTARDAYEHGYNVTVATDAVTDTDAAAHERSVSAIFPRLGETGSTADILGLLPA, encoded by the coding sequence ATGAGCGCCACCACCCTCGACCCCCGTACCGCCCTGGTCGCCATAGACCTGCAGACCGGCATCGTCGCCCTGCCCACCGCCCACCCGGCGGACGAGGTCGTCGCCCGCAGCGCCCGGCTGGCCGCCGCCTTCCGCAAGGCGGGCCTGCCGGTGGTGCTGGTGAACGTCACCGGTGTGGCGCCCGGCCGCACCGACGGCGGCCCCGGCGGCTCCGTCACCTTCCCCGAGGGCTGGACCGACCTGGTCGGCGAGCTGGACCCGCAGCCGTCCGACATCACCGTCTCGAAGCAGCAGTGGGGCGCCTTCTACGGCACCGGGCTCGACCTGGAGCTGCGCCGCCGCGGGGTCACCCAGATCGTGCTGTGCGGCATCTCCACCAGCATCGGGGTGGAGTCCACCGCCCGTGACGCGTACGAGCACGGCTACAACGTCACGGTGGCCACCGACGCGGTGACCGACACCGACGCCGCCGCGCACGAGCGCTCGGTCAGCGCGATCTTCCCGCGGCTCGGCGAGACGGGCAGCACCGCGGACATCCTGGGCCTGCTCCCGGCCTGA
- a CDS encoding ZIP family metal transporter: MPVLIAACAFAMTMVGGVVAQHIGDRRHLVLGLAAGLMLGVVGFDLLPEALETQPRVVFGVPAALLMFVAGFLALHIIERSVAIHRAHEGEYAPHAHGHGHAHDPVKGIGITAAAALVGHSVMDGFAIGAAFQAGNTVGIVVAIAVVAHDFADGFNTYTITRMYGNGRRRAQLLLGADAIAPVAGAAVTLAFTIPSGALGLYLGFFAGFLLYLATSDILPEAHSPHPSSSTLLCTVAGTGIMWLVIGLAD; encoded by the coding sequence ATGCCGGTCCTGATAGCCGCGTGCGCCTTCGCGATGACCATGGTCGGCGGAGTCGTCGCCCAGCACATCGGGGACCGCCGCCACCTCGTCCTCGGACTCGCCGCCGGGCTGATGCTCGGCGTCGTCGGATTCGATCTGCTGCCCGAGGCGCTGGAGACCCAGCCGAGGGTGGTCTTCGGAGTGCCCGCGGCGCTGCTGATGTTCGTCGCGGGCTTCCTCGCGCTGCACATCATCGAGCGCTCGGTCGCCATCCACCGCGCCCACGAGGGCGAGTACGCCCCGCACGCTCACGGCCACGGGCACGCGCACGACCCGGTCAAGGGCATCGGGATCACCGCGGCCGCCGCGCTGGTCGGCCACAGCGTCATGGACGGCTTCGCGATCGGCGCCGCCTTCCAGGCCGGCAACACCGTCGGCATCGTGGTCGCCATCGCGGTCGTGGCGCACGACTTCGCCGACGGCTTCAACACGTACACGATCACCCGGATGTACGGGAACGGCCGGCGCCGGGCGCAGCTGCTGCTCGGCGCCGACGCGATCGCCCCGGTGGCCGGCGCGGCCGTGACGCTGGCCTTCACCATCCCGTCCGGGGCGCTCGGGCTCTACCTGGGCTTCTTCGCCGGCTTCCTGCTCTACCTGGCGACCTCCGACATCCTCCCGGAGGCGCACAGCCCGCACCCGTCCAGCTCCACGCTGCTCTGCACGGTGGCGGGCACCGGCATCATGTGGCTGGTGATCGGTCTCGCTGACTGA
- a CDS encoding SGNH/GDSL hydrolase family protein yields the protein MAGRSGTGSSRSAAAGTGTRRRAVGLGAAALGGALALTAAAVTPAAAHPGGHQGGGHGKPAVHYVALGDSYASGPAIPTQVDANCARSNQNYPSLVAAAGHYAGFTDVSCGGATTVQMWQAQGTNGPQLDAVTRETTLVTLQIGGNDIGFSSIIATCAGLSVTAPAGSPCKDHYRAGGFDQLTVNVVRTAPKVAAVLRAVHRQAPHARVVVVGYPDLLPDDGVGCFPAVPFAAGDFPYLRDTEKQLNTMLRIEALLGGAEYVDTYRPTVGHDMCKAPADRWIEPLVPASPAAPAHPNATGERVMARAVTARVGGQGRSRG from the coding sequence ATGGCCGGCAGGTCTGGCACGGGCAGCAGCAGGAGCGCGGCAGCGGGCACGGGGACGCGCCGCAGGGCGGTGGGACTGGGGGCCGCGGCACTCGGCGGGGCGCTCGCGCTGACCGCGGCGGCCGTCACCCCGGCCGCCGCCCACCCCGGCGGGCACCAGGGCGGCGGGCACGGCAAGCCCGCCGTCCACTACGTGGCGCTCGGCGACTCCTACGCCTCGGGCCCCGCCATACCGACCCAGGTCGACGCGAACTGCGCCAGGTCGAACCAGAACTACCCGTCGCTGGTCGCCGCGGCCGGGCACTACGCCGGCTTCACCGACGTCAGCTGCGGCGGCGCCACCACCGTCCAGATGTGGCAGGCCCAGGGCACCAACGGCCCGCAGCTCGACGCCGTCACCCGGGAGACCACCCTGGTCACCCTGCAGATCGGCGGCAATGACATCGGTTTCAGCTCGATCATCGCCACCTGCGCGGGCCTGAGCGTCACCGCCCCCGCGGGCAGCCCCTGCAAGGACCACTACCGGGCGGGCGGCTTCGACCAGCTCACCGTCAACGTCGTCAGGACCGCCCCGAAGGTCGCCGCGGTGCTGCGGGCCGTGCACCGCCAGGCCCCGCACGCCCGGGTCGTCGTCGTCGGCTACCCCGACCTGCTGCCCGACGACGGCGTCGGCTGCTTCCCCGCCGTGCCCTTCGCGGCCGGCGACTTCCCGTATCTGCGGGACACCGAGAAGCAGCTCAACACCATGCTGCGGATCGAGGCGCTCCTCGGCGGCGCCGAATACGTCGACACCTACCGGCCGACCGTGGGCCACGACATGTGCAAGGCGCCCGCGGACCGCTGGATAGAGCCGCTGGTGCCCGCCTCGCCCGCGGCGCCCGCCCACCCCAACGCCACCGGCGAGCGGGTGATGGCGCGGGCCGTGACGGCCCGGGTCGGCGGCCAGGGGCGTTCTCGCGGGTAA
- a CDS encoding transketolase, producing MSDSDIAELGQQLRVDSVRAADAAGSGHPTSSMSAADLMAVLLARHLHYDFDRPEHPGNDHLIFSKGHASPLLYSAYKAAGAISDDELLTFRKLGSRMEGHPTPRLPWVDVATGSLGQGLPVGVGVALAGSRLDHLPYRTWVLCGDSEMAEGSLWEAFEHAGIEGLDHLTVIIDVNRLGQRGPTRHGWDLDAYARRIRAFGWHTVEIDGHDIAAIDEAMTSATTTRGAPTAIIARTRKGRGASEVEDREGKHGKPLADPDAAIRELGGIRDLRVDVQPPPDVAPPARGGGDPHTVLPRYATGGDPVATRTAFGETLAALGSLHDDIVVLDGEVGDSTKAQLFFADHPERYIECYIAEQQMIAAAVGIGVRGWTAYASTFAAFLTRAHDFLRMAAISRSSINVVGTHAGVSIGEDGPSQMALEDLAMMRAIHGTTVLYPCDANQTVQLVTAMADRPGISYLRATRGNGPVIYGPGDAFPIGGSKVLRSHSDDQVTLIAAGITVHEALTAADQLVADGIRARVIDLYSVKPVDTQTLRTAAADTGRFVVVEDHHPEGGLADAVMESFGNGLPTPRHTRLAVHTMPGSGTPAEQLEAAGISAPAIAAAARKLVAT from the coding sequence ATGAGCGACAGCGACATCGCCGAGCTGGGCCAGCAACTGCGGGTGGATTCGGTGAGGGCGGCCGACGCGGCCGGCTCCGGGCACCCCACCTCGTCGATGTCCGCCGCCGACCTGATGGCCGTACTGCTCGCCCGGCACCTGCACTACGACTTCGACCGGCCCGAGCACCCCGGCAACGACCACCTGATCTTCTCCAAGGGCCACGCCTCCCCGCTGCTCTACTCCGCCTACAAGGCGGCCGGCGCCATCAGCGACGACGAGCTGCTGACCTTCCGCAAGCTCGGCAGCCGGATGGAGGGCCACCCCACCCCCCGGCTGCCCTGGGTCGACGTGGCCACCGGGTCGCTCGGCCAGGGCCTGCCCGTCGGCGTCGGCGTCGCCCTCGCGGGCAGCCGGCTCGACCACCTGCCCTACCGCACCTGGGTGCTGTGCGGGGACAGCGAGATGGCCGAGGGCTCGCTGTGGGAGGCCTTCGAGCACGCGGGCATCGAGGGCCTCGACCACCTCACGGTGATCATCGACGTCAACCGGCTCGGCCAGCGCGGCCCCACCCGGCACGGCTGGGACCTGGACGCCTACGCGCGCAGGATCCGCGCCTTCGGCTGGCACACCGTGGAGATCGACGGCCACGACATCGCCGCCATCGACGAGGCCATGACCTCGGCCACCACCACCCGCGGCGCCCCCACCGCGATCATCGCCCGTACGCGCAAGGGCCGCGGCGCCAGCGAGGTCGAGGACCGGGAGGGCAAGCACGGCAAGCCGCTGGCCGACCCGGACGCGGCCATCCGCGAACTCGGCGGCATCCGCGACCTGCGGGTCGACGTCCAGCCGCCGCCCGACGTCGCGCCGCCCGCCCGCGGCGGCGGCGACCCGCACACCGTGCTGCCGCGCTACGCCACCGGCGGCGACCCGGTGGCCACCCGTACCGCCTTCGGCGAGACGCTGGCCGCGCTCGGCTCGCTGCACGACGACATCGTGGTCCTCGACGGCGAGGTCGGCGACTCCACCAAGGCCCAGCTCTTCTTCGCCGACCACCCCGAGCGCTACATCGAGTGCTACATCGCCGAGCAGCAGATGATCGCCGCCGCCGTCGGCATCGGGGTGCGCGGCTGGACCGCCTACGCGTCCACCTTCGCGGCCTTCCTGACCCGCGCCCACGACTTCCTGCGGATGGCCGCGATCAGCCGCTCGTCGATCAACGTGGTCGGCACCCACGCGGGCGTGTCGATCGGCGAGGACGGCCCGTCCCAGATGGCCCTGGAGGACCTGGCGATGATGCGGGCCATCCACGGCACCACCGTGCTCTACCCCTGCGACGCCAACCAGACCGTCCAGCTGGTCACCGCGATGGCCGACCGGCCCGGCATCAGCTACCTGCGGGCCACCCGCGGCAACGGCCCGGTCATCTACGGACCCGGTGACGCCTTCCCGATCGGCGGCAGCAAGGTGCTGCGCTCGCACTCCGACGACCAGGTCACGCTGATCGCCGCCGGCATCACCGTCCACGAGGCGCTCACCGCCGCCGACCAGCTGGTCGCCGACGGCATCAGGGCCCGGGTGATCGACCTCTACTCGGTCAAGCCGGTCGACACGCAGACGCTGCGCACCGCCGCCGCGGACACCGGGCGCTTCGTGGTCGTCGAGGACCACCACCCCGAGGGCGGGCTCGCCGACGCGGTGATGGAGTCCTTCGGCAACGGCCTCCCCACCCCCCGGCACACCCGGCTCGCCGTCCACACCATGCCGGGCTCCGGGACCCCCGCCGAGCAACTGGAGGCGGCGGGCATCAGCGCCCCCGCCATCGCGGCCGCCGCCCGCAAGCTCGTCGCGACCTGA
- a CDS encoding amino acid ABC transporter permease: MTTSSALYDIPGPKALARHRLYAWITVAVLAALVGLVGYKLVETGQFSAVKWRPFAYEGIQRLLLTGLANTLRAFGWAALASLAFGVVFAAGRLSDHRVVRWASTLVVEFFRAMPLLVMIFFIFVALRFDPMIALVVGLTLYNGSVLAEVFRAGVDAVPRGQREAAYALGLRKTQVMTYVLVPQAARAMLPAIISQLVVALKDTSLGYLITYQEFLYSGKLIATDLDYDLPFIPVVMVITPVYIGMCVLLSWSAHRIARHERRSPRTKAVTVPTALPEEI; the protein is encoded by the coding sequence GTGACCACGAGCAGCGCCCTCTACGACATCCCGGGACCCAAGGCGCTGGCCAGACACCGGCTGTACGCCTGGATCACCGTCGCGGTGCTCGCCGCGCTGGTCGGCCTCGTCGGCTACAAGCTGGTGGAGACCGGGCAGTTCTCGGCCGTGAAATGGCGGCCCTTCGCCTACGAGGGCATCCAGCGGCTGCTGCTGACCGGCCTCGCCAACACCCTCAGGGCCTTCGGCTGGGCCGCGCTCGCCTCGCTGGCCTTCGGGGTGGTCTTCGCCGCCGGGCGGCTCTCGGACCACCGGGTGGTGCGCTGGGCGAGCACGCTGGTGGTGGAGTTCTTCCGGGCGATGCCGCTGCTGGTGATGATCTTCTTCATCTTCGTCGCGCTCCGGTTCGACCCGATGATCGCGCTGGTCGTCGGGCTGACCCTCTACAACGGCTCGGTGCTCGCCGAGGTCTTCCGCGCCGGGGTCGACGCGGTGCCGCGCGGCCAGCGGGAGGCGGCCTACGCGCTGGGGCTGCGCAAGACCCAGGTGATGACCTACGTGCTGGTGCCGCAGGCGGCCAGGGCGATGCTGCCGGCGATCATCAGCCAGCTGGTGGTGGCGCTGAAGGACACCTCGCTGGGCTACCTCATCACCTACCAGGAATTCCTCTACTCGGGGAAGCTCATCGCCACCGACCTGGACTACGACCTGCCCTTCATCCCGGTGGTGATGGTGATCACCCCCGTCTACATCGGCATGTGCGTGCTGCTGTCCTGGTCCGCCCACCGCATCGCCCGGCACGAGCGGCGCAGCCCCAGGACCAAGGCCGTCACGGTGCCGACGGCGCTGCCCGAGGAGATCTGA
- a CDS encoding amino acid ABC transporter permease — protein MNVLTDNFALYGRGLWGTVRLTLLAGGLALAAGVLVAGCRVSPVKALRVFGTVWVTVLRNTPLTLLFFAVLLGLPRFGVVLPFTVFAVLALGAYTSAFICEAVRAGINTVPLGQGEAARSLGMTFTQTLSLVVLPQAARSVIPPIGSTLIALAKNSAIAGAFSVSELLGTYKPLNEQGFSIVWTFVWIAVGYLIVTLTLAGLFAVLERKLGVAR, from the coding sequence GTGAACGTGCTGACCGACAACTTCGCGCTCTACGGCAGGGGCCTGTGGGGCACCGTCCGGCTCACCCTGCTGGCCGGCGGCCTCGCGCTGGCCGCCGGGGTGCTGGTCGCCGGCTGCCGGGTCTCCCCGGTCAAGGCGCTGCGGGTGTTCGGCACCGTGTGGGTGACGGTGCTCCGCAACACCCCGCTGACCCTGCTGTTCTTCGCGGTACTGCTCGGCCTGCCGCGGTTCGGGGTGGTGCTGCCCTTCACGGTCTTCGCGGTGCTGGCGCTCGGCGCCTACACCTCGGCCTTCATCTGCGAGGCGGTGCGGGCCGGCATCAACACCGTGCCGCTCGGCCAGGGCGAGGCGGCCCGCAGCCTCGGGATGACCTTCACCCAGACGCTGTCGCTGGTGGTGCTGCCGCAGGCGGCCCGCTCGGTGATCCCGCCGATCGGCTCCACCCTGATCGCACTGGCCAAGAACTCCGCGATCGCCGGGGCCTTCTCCGTCTCCGAACTGCTCGGCACCTACAAGCCGCTCAACGAGCAGGGCTTCAGCATCGTGTGGACCTTCGTGTGGATCGCGGTCGGCTACCTGATCGTCACGCTCACCCTGGCCGGCCTCTTCGCCGTGCTGGAGCGGAAGCTGGGAGTGGCCAGGTGA
- a CDS encoding glutamate ABC transporter substrate-binding protein, with product MTPRSARPAALLPVLAALLLALTGGCGLQGSPPSKGPRAADLPAYRVDTAFSLPASPTWTRARGRGRLVIGVKDDQPYLGERDPATGTYSGFDIEIARMAAASLGFPADRVTFKAVASANRETSLGNGQIDLYVGTYTINALRKRQVGFAGPYYLAGQGLLVRTGEHDIGGPRDLRGKKVCSAAGSSSIQRIEADYPDATPVTYDSYSVCVDNLLTYQVEAVTTDDSILLGYAAKAPKEMKVVGRPFSEEPYGIGLSKGDTALRLALDEAVVAHERNGDWRRAYAATLGLSGVPAPAAPPVDRY from the coding sequence GTGACCCCGCGCAGCGCCCGGCCCGCCGCCCTCCTGCCGGTTCTGGCCGCCCTCCTGCTGGCGCTGACCGGCGGCTGCGGCCTGCAGGGCAGCCCGCCGTCCAAAGGGCCGCGGGCCGCCGACCTGCCCGCCTACCGCGTCGACACCGCCTTCTCGCTGCCCGCCTCGCCCACCTGGACCCGCGCCCGCGGCCGCGGGCGGCTCGTGATCGGCGTCAAGGACGACCAGCCCTACCTCGGCGAGCGCGACCCCGCCACGGGGACGTACTCCGGTTTCGACATCGAGATCGCCAGGATGGCGGCCGCCTCGCTGGGCTTCCCCGCCGACCGCGTCACCTTCAAGGCCGTCGCGTCGGCCAACCGGGAGACCTCGCTGGGCAACGGGCAGATCGACCTCTACGTCGGCACGTACACCATCAACGCGCTGCGCAAGCGCCAGGTGGGCTTCGCCGGGCCGTACTACCTGGCAGGGCAGGGCCTGCTGGTGCGCACCGGCGAGCACGACATCGGCGGGCCGCGGGACCTGAGAGGGAAGAAGGTCTGCTCGGCCGCCGGGTCCAGTTCCATCCAGCGCATCGAGGCCGACTACCCCGACGCGACACCGGTCACGTACGACTCCTACTCGGTGTGCGTGGACAACCTGCTCACCTACCAGGTCGAGGCGGTCACCACCGACGACTCGATCCTGCTGGGCTACGCCGCCAAGGCCCCGAAGGAGATGAAGGTGGTCGGCAGGCCGTTCTCCGAGGAGCCCTACGGCATCGGCCTGTCCAAGGGGGACACCGCGCTGCGCCTCGCGCTGGACGAGGCCGTCGTCGCCCACGAGCGCAACGGCGACTGGAGGCGGGCCTACGCCGCCACCCTCGGCCTGTCAGGGGTGCCCGCGCCCGCCGCGCCGCCGGTCGACCGCTACTGA
- a CDS encoding amino acid ABC transporter ATP-binding protein, translating into MPEEPLIVLRGVNKHFGQLHVLKDIELTVARGEVVVVVGPSGSGKSTLCRAINRLEPVEAGTITVDGRPLPAEGRALAALRADVGMVFQSFNLFAHRTVLDNVMLAPLKVRRRGRAVVERRARELLDRVGLLPQAGKLPAQLSGGQQQRVAIARALAMDPKAMLFDEPTSALDPEMINEVLEVMQQLAEEGMTMVVVTHEMGFARSAADRVVFMADGQIIEDRVPEDFFTEPRTDRARDFLSKILHH; encoded by the coding sequence ATGCCGGAGGAGCCCCTGATCGTCCTGCGCGGCGTCAACAAGCACTTCGGTCAGCTCCATGTGCTCAAGGACATCGAGCTGACCGTCGCCCGCGGCGAGGTCGTGGTGGTCGTCGGCCCCTCGGGCTCGGGGAAGTCCACCCTGTGCCGGGCGATCAACCGGCTGGAGCCGGTGGAGGCCGGCACCATCACCGTGGACGGGCGGCCGCTGCCCGCCGAGGGCCGGGCCCTGGCGGCGCTGCGGGCCGACGTCGGCATGGTCTTCCAGTCCTTCAACCTCTTCGCCCACCGCACCGTCCTGGACAACGTGATGCTGGCCCCACTGAAGGTCCGCCGCCGCGGCAGGGCCGTGGTCGAGCGCAGGGCCCGCGAACTCCTCGACCGCGTCGGCCTGCTGCCGCAGGCCGGCAAGCTGCCCGCCCAGCTGTCCGGCGGCCAGCAGCAGCGCGTCGCGATCGCCCGCGCGCTGGCCATGGACCCCAAGGCGATGCTCTTCGACGAGCCGACCTCGGCCCTCGACCCCGAGATGATCAACGAGGTGCTCGAAGTGATGCAGCAGCTCGCCGAGGAGGGCATGACGATGGTCGTGGTCACCCACGAGATGGGCTTCGCCCGGTCCGCCGCGGACCGGGTGGTCTTCATGGCCGACGGGCAGATCATCGAGGACCGGGTGCCGGAGGACTTCTTCACCGAGCCGCGGACCGACCGGGCCCGCGACTTCCTGTCCAAGATCCTCCACCACTGA
- a CDS encoding TfoX/Sxy family protein, whose protein sequence is MDSLQQLPNIGAVLADRLRRAGVDDAGELRRLGSGRAFEKIRPDLPDDACTHTLLALEGALRGMRWTAIPQTERDTLVHRVLG, encoded by the coding sequence GTGGACTCCCTACAGCAGCTGCCGAACATCGGGGCGGTGCTCGCCGACCGCCTGCGCCGCGCGGGCGTCGACGACGCCGGCGAACTGCGCCGGCTGGGATCGGGCAGGGCCTTCGAGAAGATCCGCCCCGACCTGCCGGACGACGCCTGCACCCACACCCTGCTGGCGCTGGAGGGTGCCCTGCGCGGCATGCGGTGGACGGCGATCCCGCAGACCGAGCGCGACACGCTCGTCCACCGCGTGCTCGGCTGA
- a CDS encoding DUF6278 family protein produces the protein MDIPLISQWRKRHAVASSFAVFGDRDRPDPAMLAELLGECPLLRARAADDGVELDDSAASLSALDQLVPNWRDEEEQALDRLGNDAGLYLGTVIVRTVPGAHWQIRPNGHPVVRLTTGREIDTVEAGHTWAENGTPELSQVLAETAED, from the coding sequence ATGGACATCCCCCTCATCAGCCAGTGGCGCAAGCGGCATGCCGTGGCCAGCAGCTTCGCCGTCTTCGGCGACCGGGACCGGCCCGACCCCGCGATGCTGGCCGAACTGCTGGGCGAATGCCCGCTGCTGCGGGCCAGGGCGGCGGACGACGGGGTGGAATTGGACGACTCCGCCGCCTCGTTGAGCGCGCTCGACCAACTCGTCCCCAACTGGCGCGACGAGGAGGAGCAGGCACTCGACCGCCTCGGCAATGACGCGGGCCTCTACCTGGGCACGGTCATCGTCCGTACGGTCCCCGGCGCCCACTGGCAGATACGGCCCAACGGCCACCCGGTGGTCCGCCTCACCACCGGCCGCGAGATCGACACCGTGGAAGCGGGCCACACCTGGGCCGAAAACGGCACCCCAGAACTGTCCCAGGTCCTGGCAGAGACCGCAGAAGACTGA
- a CDS encoding exodeoxyribonuclease III — protein MRIATWNINSITARLPRLLGWLESSGTDVLCVQETKCTDEQFPYDELRELGYEAAVNADGRWNGVALISRVGLADIVKGLPGGPAYDGVQEPRAVSATCGPVRLWSVYVPNGREVGHAHYAYKLQWFDALRAAVADDAVGELPFAVLGDYNVAPTDEDVWDISVFEGQTHVTAPERDALAALRGTGLTDVVPRPLKYDHPFTYWDYRQLGFPKNRGMRIDLVYGNGPFAKAVSDAYVDREERKGKGASDHAPVVVDLDA, from the coding sequence ATGCGCATCGCGACCTGGAACATCAACTCGATCACCGCCCGGCTGCCCCGGCTGCTCGGCTGGCTGGAGAGCAGCGGCACGGACGTCCTGTGCGTCCAGGAGACCAAGTGCACCGACGAGCAGTTCCCGTACGACGAGCTGCGCGAGCTCGGCTACGAGGCCGCGGTCAATGCCGACGGGCGGTGGAACGGCGTGGCGCTGATCTCCCGGGTGGGCCTGGCCGACATCGTCAAGGGCCTGCCCGGCGGCCCCGCCTACGACGGGGTGCAGGAGCCGCGGGCGGTGTCCGCGACCTGCGGCCCGGTCCGCCTGTGGTCGGTCTACGTGCCCAACGGGCGCGAGGTCGGCCACGCGCACTACGCGTACAAGCTCCAGTGGTTCGACGCGCTGCGCGCCGCGGTGGCCGACGACGCGGTGGGCGAGCTGCCCTTCGCGGTCCTCGGCGACTACAACGTGGCACCGACCGACGAGGACGTCTGGGACATCTCGGTCTTCGAGGGCCAGACGCATGTCACCGCCCCCGAGCGGGACGCCCTGGCCGCGCTGCGCGGCACCGGCCTGACCGACGTGGTCCCGCGCCCGCTCAAGTACGACCACCCGTTCACCTACTGGGACTACCGCCAGCTCGGCTTCCCCAAGAACCGCGGCATGCGCATCGACCTGGTGTACGGCAACGGGCCGTTCGCCAAGGCCGTGTCCGACGCGTATGTCGACCGCGAGGAGCGCAAGGGCAAGGGCGCCTCCGACCACGCCCCGGTCGTGGTGGACCTCGACGCCTGA
- a CDS encoding MBL fold metallo-hydrolase — protein MKLTKKQHSCVRMEKDGLTLVIDPGAFSEQDAADGADVILVTHEHPDHFDPARLRACLEANPAAEVWTLASVAEQLSAAFPGRVHTVGHGDTFTAAGFDVQVHGELHAVIHPDLPRITNVGFLVEGAVFHPGDALTVPGYPVDTLLLPVHAPWNKVSEVIDYVREVAPRRAVDVHDALLTDLARPLYDMLLTNLTAAEHLRLAPGDGTGT, from the coding sequence GTGAAGCTGACCAAGAAACAGCACTCCTGCGTCCGGATGGAGAAGGACGGGCTGACGCTCGTCATCGACCCGGGTGCCTTCAGCGAACAGGACGCGGCGGACGGCGCGGACGTCATCCTGGTCACCCACGAGCACCCGGACCACTTCGACCCCGCCCGGCTGCGGGCCTGTCTGGAAGCCAACCCGGCAGCCGAGGTGTGGACCCTGGCGAGCGTCGCCGAGCAGCTCTCGGCGGCCTTCCCCGGCCGGGTGCACACCGTGGGCCACGGCGACACCTTCACCGCCGCCGGCTTCGACGTGCAGGTGCACGGCGAGCTGCACGCCGTCATCCACCCCGACCTGCCGCGGATCACCAATGTGGGCTTCCTGGTCGAGGGGGCCGTCTTCCACCCCGGGGACGCCCTGACCGTGCCCGGCTACCCGGTGGACACCCTGCTGCTGCCGGTGCACGCGCCCTGGAACAAGGTCTCCGAGGTGATCGACTACGTCCGCGAGGTCGCGCCGCGGCGGGCCGTCGACGTCCACGACGCGCTGCTGACCGACCTGGCCCGGCCGCTCTACGACATGCTCTTGACCAATCTGACCGCCGCCGAGCACCTGCGGCTCGCGCCCGGCGACGGCACCGGGACCTGA